One Xiphophorus couchianus chromosome 1, X_couchianus-1.0, whole genome shotgun sequence genomic region harbors:
- the LOC114143560 gene encoding ceramide synthase 5-like — translation MTSFISAWIWSERFWLPENVSWADLERPPAGLEYPRLQHMLCHAFPLAVGVLVLRLFFERLVARPCAHILQIQAGAPRRVQPNAVLERLYQSNTCPDTRQLEGLSKQLDWEERKIQRWFRIRRNQDRPSTQKKFCESMWRFTFYLVIFIYAIGHLWVSPWMWDTRQCWHNYPFQPLSPGQYNYYVAELAFYWSLMVSQFTDVKRKDFMIMLVHHLATIFLITISYANNMLRAGTLVMCVHDASDVFLEAAKLANYAKYQRLCDSLFVVFSISFFLTRLIIFPFWIVYSVLFESWQIIGPYRAWWLINGLLLVLQTLHIIWFYLIARIAVKAIFKGKVSKDDRSDIESSTDEDISSNGSKNCQTSKLRDSSHTGVLNGDTHDH, via the exons ATGACTTCTTTTATCTCAGCCTGGATTTGGAGTGAGAGATTCTGGCTTCCCGAAAATGTGTCGTGGGCAGACCTGGAGCGCCCGCCAGCTGGACTGGAGTACCCCAGACTACAGCATATGCTCTGCCATGCCTTTCCTCTGGCTGTCGGGGTTTTAGTGTTACGGCTGTTTTTTGAGAG GCTGGTGGCCAGACCCTGTGCCCACATACTTCAGATTCAGGCGGGAGCGCCCCGGCGAGTTCAGCCCAACGCTGTCCTGGAGAGGCTCTATCAGTCCAACACG TGTCCAGACACAAGACAACTGGAAGGACTCTCCAAGCAGCTGGACTGGGAGGAGCGGAAAATACAGAGATGGTTTCGTATCCGCCGGAACCAGGACAGGCCCAGCACGCAGAAGAAGTTCTGTGAGAGCAT GTGGAGATTCACCTTTTACCTTGTGATTTTTATCTACGCCATTGGCCATTTGTGGGTG TCACCATGGATGTGGGATACCAGACAGTGCTGGCACAACTACCCTTTTCAG CCTCTAAGTCCTGGACAATACAATTACTATGTTGCTGAGCTGGCTTTCTATTGGTCTCTGATGGTGTCCCAGTTCACAGACGTTAAACGCAAG GATTTCATGATCATGCTTGTCCACCACCTGGCCACCATATTCCTCATCACCATCTCCTATGCCAACAACATGCTAAGAGCTGGCACTTTGGTCATGTGTGTGCACGATGCTTCGGACGTCTTCCTCGAG GCAGCCAAGTTGGCCAACTATGCCAAGTACCAGAGGCTATGCGACAGCTTGTTTGTGGTGTTCAGCATAAGCTTTTTTCTCACTCGACTCATCATTTTTCCTTTCTG GATTGTTTACAGCGTGCTGTTTGAGAGCTGGCAGATTATTGGGCCATATCGGGCCTGGTGGCTGATAAACGGGTTACTGCTGGTCCTGCAGACTCTCCACATCATCTGGTTCTACCTCATCGCTCGCATTGCTGTCAAAGCTATCTTCAAGGGAAAG GTGTCGAAAGACGATCGCAGTGACATAGAGAGCAGCACAGATGAGGACATTTCCTCCAATGGCAGTAAAAACTGTCAAACCTCCAAACTGAGGGACAGCAGCCACACCGGTGTCCTTAATGGAGACACTCATGACCACTGA